One stretch of Halococcus hamelinensis 100A6 DNA includes these proteins:
- a CDS encoding acyl-CoA thioesterase, whose translation MPESHSTDARTLQESYTEMSEILMPNDTNNLGRALGGSILHWMDICGAIAARRFSHRQVVTASMDHVDFLAPIELGDVVTVEGYVYDTGKTSMDVKIDVRAERPSKDEHNETASSFFTFIALDANESPDPVPELRCPTTAQERLRDAALTERRERRRALASTVEQ comes from the coding sequence ATGCCGGAGTCCCACTCGACGGACGCGAGGACCCTACAGGAGTCCTATACGGAGATGAGCGAGATCCTGATGCCGAACGACACCAACAACCTCGGTCGAGCGCTCGGCGGCTCGATACTCCACTGGATGGACATCTGCGGGGCGATCGCGGCGCGGCGGTTCTCCCATCGCCAGGTGGTGACGGCCTCGATGGACCACGTCGACTTCCTCGCGCCGATAGAGCTGGGTGACGTGGTGACGGTCGAGGGCTACGTCTACGACACCGGGAAGACGAGCATGGACGTCAAGATCGACGTCCGGGCGGAACGACCCAGCAAGGACGAGCACAACGAGACGGCGAGTTCGTTCTTCACCTTCATCGCGCTCGATGCGAACGAGAGTCCGGACCCGGTTCCGGAGCTCCGCTGCCCGACGACCGCGCAGGAACGGCTCCGTGACGCCGCGTTGACCGAACGGCGGGAGCGACGGCGAGCGCTCGCTAGCACGGTCGAACAGTAG
- a CDS encoding SHOCT domain-containing protein — MGWLRENAFAIAIGTLLVSGGLLVVVLGYVSLVVYAALTAGVSLVGVVTDLAVPYLPVVAVLFVLLTVSTVGVSWGILRRLSLPKSERLGSAAERAGKRYPVLDELGVADSLTPPEPTTEEKLEELKRRYVAGEIDETTFERELDRFVADDSVDDERVNDEREAALDRRTS; from the coding sequence ATGGGCTGGCTCCGGGAGAACGCGTTCGCCATCGCCATCGGAACGCTGCTCGTCTCCGGGGGGCTGCTGGTCGTCGTTCTCGGCTACGTGAGCCTGGTCGTCTACGCCGCGCTCACGGCGGGGGTCTCGCTCGTCGGAGTGGTCACCGACCTCGCGGTGCCGTATCTACCGGTCGTCGCGGTGCTCTTCGTCCTCCTGACCGTCTCCACCGTCGGCGTTAGCTGGGGGATACTGCGTCGACTCTCGCTCCCGAAGAGCGAACGCCTCGGCAGCGCGGCCGAACGCGCCGGCAAGCGCTATCCGGTCCTCGACGAACTCGGGGTCGCGGACTCCCTCACGCCGCCGGAGCCGACGACCGAGGAGAAGCTCGAGGAGCTGAAACGGCGGTACGTCGCGGGGGAGATAGACGAGACGACGTTCGAACGCGAACTCGACCGGTTCGTCGCGGACGACTCGGTCGACGACGAACGCGTGAACGACGAGCGGGAAGCCGCGCTGGACCGGCGCACGTCGTGA
- a CDS encoding ribonucleoside-diphosphate reductase subunit alpha — protein MSQQATNAVDVASILDRARSEYEGALPEAARDDLIAEVEHSIYEGASPDEVYQATLQALSGRVEREPAFKRIAGEVFRQRYYREVLGEDLTGFDLDRAYRDTFAANLERAVDLDLLDERLVEDFDLGDLADYLEIARDGKFEYMAMSTLYQRYFLKTEQNGEHLELPQAFWMRIAMGLAMEEDDPQARAKEFYDVLSKLEFTPSTPTLFHSGSTHPQLSSCYLTTVEDDLEGIFDAYKHHAQLSKWSGGLGNDWTNLRSAGALIESTGVESTGVIPFLRISNDVTSAINRSGKRRGAACAYLACWHLDYPAFTDLRRNTGDERRRTPDMNTATWIPDLFMKRVENGERWTLFSPDEVDDLHDLTGSAFEQRYEEYERMAEDGELRQYEQMDAEDLWRQMLTRLFETGHPWLTFKDPCNIRSPQDHVGTVHSSNLCTEITLNTSQDETAVCNLGSINYATHVRDGELDREYLAETVETAMRMLDNVVDLCFYPTDRAENSNVKHRPVGLGTMGFHDALMELEVPMDSEEAIEKANRWQEFVSYHAIYNSSKLAEERGAYESYEGSKWDRGLLPQDTVDLLEDERGRTIPTDREETMDWYVVREQVDEYGMRNSNTMAIAPTATVSTINGTTPSIEPLYSNLYVKSNMSGDFTIINDQLVSDLKERDLWDQEMIDRIKYHDGSIQEIDAVPDEMKELYRGAFEIDPRHQLDLTAHRQTWIDQSVSHNVFFPSTDGSLLTDVYETAWRLGLKTTYYLRTLGASQIEKSTLDMSEYGKTQHRGGSEEVASDGGRPESESDELCRVEDPTCEACQ, from the coding sequence ATGAGCCAGCAAGCCACGAACGCCGTCGACGTTGCATCGATCCTCGATAGAGCACGAAGCGAGTACGAAGGAGCCCTCCCCGAAGCGGCACGCGACGACCTCATCGCGGAGGTCGAACACAGCATCTACGAGGGGGCGAGCCCCGACGAAGTCTACCAGGCGACGCTCCAAGCCCTCTCCGGACGCGTCGAGCGTGAGCCGGCGTTCAAACGCATCGCCGGCGAGGTGTTCCGACAGCGATACTACCGGGAGGTCCTGGGCGAGGACTTGACCGGTTTCGACCTCGACCGCGCCTACCGCGACACGTTCGCGGCGAACCTCGAACGCGCCGTCGACCTCGACCTGCTCGACGAGCGGCTCGTCGAGGACTTCGACCTCGGAGACCTCGCCGACTACCTCGAGATCGCCAGGGACGGGAAGTTCGAGTACATGGCGATGTCGACGCTCTACCAGCGCTACTTCCTCAAGACCGAGCAGAACGGCGAACACCTCGAACTCCCCCAGGCCTTCTGGATGCGGATCGCCATGGGGTTGGCGATGGAGGAGGACGACCCACAGGCACGCGCGAAGGAGTTCTACGACGTGCTCTCGAAGCTCGAGTTCACCCCCTCCACGCCCACGCTGTTCCACAGCGGGTCGACCCACCCACAGCTCTCGTCGTGTTATCTGACGACCGTCGAGGACGACCTGGAGGGTATCTTCGACGCCTACAAACACCACGCACAGCTCTCGAAGTGGTCGGGCGGCCTCGGCAACGACTGGACCAACCTCCGGTCGGCCGGCGCGCTGATCGAGTCCACCGGCGTCGAGAGCACGGGCGTGATCCCGTTCCTCCGGATCAGCAACGACGTGACCTCCGCGATCAACCGCTCGGGCAAGCGACGCGGGGCCGCGTGTGCGTATCTCGCCTGCTGGCACCTCGATTACCCAGCGTTCACCGACCTCCGACGGAACACCGGCGACGAGCGCCGTCGGACGCCGGACATGAACACCGCGACGTGGATCCCCGACCTGTTCATGAAACGCGTCGAGAACGGCGAGCGGTGGACCCTCTTCAGCCCGGACGAGGTCGACGACCTCCACGACCTCACCGGGTCCGCGTTCGAACAGCGCTACGAGGAGTACGAACGAATGGCCGAGGACGGCGAGCTCCGCCAGTACGAGCAGATGGACGCCGAGGACCTCTGGCGACAGATGCTCACCCGGCTGTTCGAGACCGGCCATCCGTGGCTGACGTTCAAGGACCCCTGCAACATCCGTTCGCCACAGGACCACGTTGGAACTGTGCACTCCTCGAACCTCTGTACGGAGATCACGCTCAACACGAGTCAGGACGAGACCGCCGTCTGCAACCTCGGGAGCATCAACTACGCGACCCACGTTCGGGACGGGGAACTCGACCGCGAGTACCTCGCCGAGACGGTCGAGACGGCGATGCGGATGCTCGACAACGTCGTCGACCTCTGTTTCTATCCCACGGACCGAGCCGAGAACTCCAACGTGAAACACCGGCCGGTCGGCCTCGGGACGATGGGCTTTCACGACGCGCTGATGGAGCTCGAGGTCCCGATGGACTCGGAGGAGGCCATCGAGAAGGCCAACCGCTGGCAGGAGTTCGTCTCCTATCACGCGATCTACAACTCCTCGAAGCTCGCCGAGGAGCGCGGGGCCTACGAGAGTTACGAGGGTTCGAAGTGGGACCGCGGACTGCTCCCCCAGGACACCGTCGACCTCCTCGAAGACGAACGCGGTCGGACGATCCCGACCGATCGCGAGGAGACGATGGACTGGTACGTCGTGCGCGAGCAGGTCGACGAGTACGGGATGCGGAACTCGAACACGATGGCGATCGCGCCCACCGCGACCGTCTCGACCATCAACGGCACGACGCCCTCGATCGAGCCCCTCTATTCGAACCTCTACGTCAAGTCGAACATGTCGGGTGACTTCACCATCATCAACGACCAGCTGGTCTCGGACCTGAAAGAGCGCGACCTCTGGGACCAGGAGATGATCGACCGGATCAAGTACCACGACGGCTCGATCCAGGAGATCGACGCCGTTCCCGACGAGATGAAGGAACTCTACCGTGGCGCGTTCGAGATCGACCCGCGCCACCAGCTCGACCTGACGGCCCACCGCCAGACGTGGATCGACCAGTCGGTCTCACACAACGTCTTCTTCCCCTCGACCGACGGCTCCCTCCTCACGGACGTCTACGAGACGGCGTGGCGGCTGGGGCTGAAGACCACCTACTACCTCCGTACGCTCGGGGCCTCCCAGATCGAGAAATCCACGCTCGACATGTCCGAGTACGGCAAGACCCAGCATAGAGGTGGCTCCGAGGAAGTGGCCTCCGACGGTGGCCGGCCTGAATCGGAGAGCGACGAGCTCTGTCGCGTCGAGGACCCGACCTGCGAAGCCTGTCAGTAA
- a CDS encoding DMT family transporter, translated as MNTAWLYLVVAGVFETGWAIGLELSDGFTDPLPSVATVVSMAISVVLLAKAVQSLPIGTAYAVWTGIGASATALLGIVLFGESSSIARLGFIGLIVVGVIGLEVTGSGSGV; from the coding sequence ATGAACACCGCATGGCTGTACCTCGTCGTCGCCGGGGTGTTCGAGACCGGCTGGGCGATCGGCCTCGAACTCTCCGACGGATTCACCGACCCCCTGCCGAGCGTCGCTACGGTCGTCTCGATGGCGATCAGCGTCGTTCTCCTCGCGAAGGCGGTACAATCGCTCCCGATCGGGACGGCGTACGCGGTCTGGACCGGCATCGGCGCGAGCGCGACGGCCCTCCTCGGGATCGTGCTCTTCGGCGAATCGTCGAGCATCGCCCGGCTCGGCTTCATCGGGCTGATCGTCGTCGGCGTGATAGGGCTAGAGGTAACCGGCAGCGGAAGCGGCGTCTGA
- the nrdR gene encoding transcriptional regulator NrdR: MQCPDCGDERTRVIDTETSADRMAVRRRRECQRCSFRFTTYERPEWDSLQVKKRDGAIEPFDRSKLRSGIERAVEKRRVTDEAVTDLVDTVETGLQNRETRIVSSGLVGELVSEHLRDVDKVAYIRFVSVYKAFSEPEEFLQELDAVLDAEVDDFEPADRPNT; this comes from the coding sequence ATGCAATGCCCGGACTGTGGCGACGAGCGAACCCGCGTCATCGACACCGAGACGAGCGCCGACCGGATGGCCGTGCGCCGTCGTCGGGAGTGTCAGCGCTGTTCGTTTCGCTTTACGACCTACGAACGGCCCGAGTGGGACTCCCTCCAGGTCAAAAAGCGCGACGGGGCCATCGAGCCGTTCGACCGCTCCAAACTCCGTTCGGGCATCGAGCGGGCGGTGGAGAAGCGCCGCGTCACCGACGAAGCCGTGACAGACCTCGTCGACACAGTCGAGACGGGTCTCCAGAACCGCGAGACGCGGATCGTCTCGTCGGGGCTGGTCGGCGAACTCGTCTCGGAGCACCTCCGCGACGTCGACAAGGTCGCCTACATCCGGTTCGTCTCGGTCTACAAGGCCTTCTCCGAACCCGAGGAGTTCCTCCAGGAGCTCGATGCCGTTCTCGATGCGGAAGTCGATGATTTCGAACCAGCCGACCGACCAAACACATGA
- a CDS encoding DUF3891 family protein yields the protein MIITEVGDGYRFVTQPDHGALAGRLAAHWGNGRFDEPAPRSAVCLAATHHDHGWHDYDLRPHRADDGTLRDFTNVPDEEWVSFYTRGIEAVAAVDAYAGLLTSMHATGLHRGGYGVRPSIPDQSDEPPYESFIAEQERFQRERLTELRDGRYSQYAGEDERELLSDLHETGTVEELAASAAGSRLWRNYLLLQTVDVLSLFLCGSASLERTEIGPAPTADSETASLGIEPLGPSTVETKPSPFDTAPLAVSVPARTVPELDLNSTDESELVAAFYGAEQRSVEFTLR from the coding sequence ATGATCATCACCGAGGTCGGCGACGGCTATCGGTTCGTGACCCAGCCGGACCACGGGGCGCTCGCCGGCCGGCTGGCGGCACACTGGGGCAACGGGAGGTTCGACGAGCCCGCCCCGCGCTCGGCGGTGTGTCTCGCGGCGACCCATCACGACCACGGCTGGCACGACTACGACCTGCGGCCACACCGCGCCGACGACGGGACGCTCCGGGACTTCACGAACGTTCCCGACGAGGAGTGGGTGTCGTTCTACACACGGGGGATCGAGGCCGTCGCGGCGGTCGACGCGTACGCGGGCCTCCTGACCTCGATGCACGCGACCGGGCTCCATCGAGGTGGCTACGGGGTTCGACCGTCGATCCCCGACCAGTCGGACGAACCTCCCTACGAGTCGTTCATCGCGGAGCAGGAGCGTTTCCAGCGCGAGCGCCTCACGGAGCTACGGGACGGCCGTTACAGCCAGTACGCCGGGGAGGACGAACGGGAACTGCTCTCGGACCTCCACGAGACCGGGACCGTCGAAGAACTGGCTGCGTCCGCGGCGGGGAGTCGACTCTGGCGGAACTACCTCCTGTTGCAGACCGTCGACGTACTCTCGCTCTTCCTCTGTGGGTCGGCCTCGCTCGAACGAACGGAGATCGGCCCCGCGCCCACGGCCGACTCCGAGACGGCATCGCTCGGGATCGAACCGCTCGGGCCGTCGACGGTCGAAACGAAGCCATCGCCGTTCGATACCGCGCCGCTCGCAGTGTCCGTGCCGGCGCGAACCGTTCCCGAATTGGACCTGAATTCGACGGACGAGAGCGAGTTGGTCGCGGCGTTCTACGGTGCGGAACAGCGGTCGGTCGAGTTCACGCTCCGCTAA
- a CDS encoding acyl-CoA thioesterase yields MTTQHEFETTIAVRFRDIDAMGHVNNAVFATYLEQARADYFREVVGAGLTEVETVLASLTVDFQQPIAPDQTVTVGLSIPDLGESSIPMEYEIRLEDGTVAATAETVQVVYDAEAERSRPIPTAWRTAIESA; encoded by the coding sequence ATGACGACCCAACACGAGTTCGAGACCACGATCGCGGTCCGGTTCCGCGACATCGACGCGATGGGGCACGTGAACAACGCGGTCTTCGCGACCTACCTCGAACAGGCGCGGGCCGACTACTTCCGCGAGGTCGTCGGCGCGGGGCTCACTGAGGTCGAGACCGTTCTCGCGTCGCTGACCGTCGACTTCCAGCAGCCCATCGCGCCGGACCAGACGGTCACGGTCGGCCTCTCGATTCCCGACCTCGGGGAGTCGTCGATCCCGATGGAGTACGAGATCCGCCTCGAAGACGGCACGGTGGCTGCCACCGCGGAGACGGTGCAAGTGGTCTACGACGCCGAGGCGGAACGCTCGCGGCCGATCCCGACGGCGTGGCGGACCGCGATCGAATCGGCGTGA
- a CDS encoding MFS transporter, with protein sequence MNPLSIPRRTVADLWGGSREKMLFSVAFGWFLSISLRMVYPALLPYLRTDYGLSLSTAGLLLSVLWVSYACGQLPGGILADRVGERLLLVVSSVLAATMLTLVVVSGSPGVLFVATALFGVGTALYGVSRFTILEKIYPERLGTATGVTMAAGDLGNSVMPPLAGSIAVIAAWQLGFGFAIPLFLVAAVGLWVTLPERASTGSPTESFGLDGVVSTLTRPTVLLGTMLLVLWSVVMQAVIGFYPTYLTDEKGLSVQAATVLFGFFFALGIVLKPVAGRAFDRVGVRAPLLVFMGGAGIALCLLPFVGDLWLLVLVTVLASGLLGFETIVISDLTQRLPDGAQGTNLGTLRTVYVGLGGLSPILFGAIADWGYFDEAFLGAGALALVVVLVVFATIDY encoded by the coding sequence GTGAACCCGCTCTCGATACCGAGACGAACGGTTGCCGACCTCTGGGGCGGCAGCCGCGAGAAGATGCTCTTCTCGGTCGCTTTCGGCTGGTTTCTCTCGATCAGCCTCCGGATGGTCTATCCGGCGTTGTTGCCCTACCTCCGCACCGACTACGGGCTCTCGCTCTCCACGGCCGGCCTCCTGCTGTCGGTGCTCTGGGTCTCGTACGCGTGCGGCCAACTCCCCGGCGGGATCCTCGCCGACCGGGTCGGTGAACGGCTGTTGTTGGTCGTCAGTTCCGTTCTCGCGGCGACGATGCTCACGCTCGTCGTCGTCTCGGGTTCGCCCGGCGTTCTGTTCGTCGCCACAGCCCTGTTCGGCGTCGGGACGGCGCTGTACGGCGTTTCACGGTTCACGATCCTGGAGAAGATCTACCCGGAGCGCCTCGGGACGGCGACCGGGGTCACGATGGCCGCCGGCGACCTCGGGAACTCGGTAATGCCACCCCTCGCGGGCTCGATCGCGGTCATCGCGGCCTGGCAGCTCGGCTTCGGGTTCGCTATCCCGCTGTTCTTGGTCGCCGCTGTCGGGCTCTGGGTGACGCTTCCGGAGCGCGCCTCGACGGGGTCGCCGACCGAATCGTTCGGCCTCGACGGGGTCGTCTCGACCCTCACCCGACCGACCGTGCTGCTCGGAACGATGCTGCTCGTTCTCTGGAGCGTGGTGATGCAGGCGGTGATCGGGTTCTACCCGACGTACCTCACCGACGAGAAGGGGCTCTCGGTACAGGCCGCGACCGTCCTCTTCGGTTTCTTCTTCGCGCTCGGGATCGTGTTGAAACCGGTCGCCGGTCGGGCGTTCGACCGGGTCGGCGTTCGCGCGCCACTCCTGGTGTTCATGGGCGGGGCCGGGATAGCCCTCTGCCTGTTGCCGTTCGTCGGGGACCTCTGGTTGCTCGTCCTCGTTACCGTGCTCGCCAGCGGGCTGCTCGGCTTCGAGACGATCGTCATCTCCGACCTCACCCAGCGCCTCCCGGACGGCGCACAGGGCACCAATCTGGGCACGCTTCGGACAGTGTACGTCGGGCTCGGGGGACTGAGCCCGATCCTCTTCGGGGCGATCGCCGACTGGGGCTACTTCGACGAGGCCTTCCTGGGGGCCGGCGCGCTCGCGCTGGTCGTCGTGCTGGTCGTGTTCGCCACGATCGACTACTGA
- a CDS encoding ribonucleotide-diphosphate reductase subunit beta produces the protein MPILNTDAEHDPNQILPIDYDWAREYYEAGVNNNWVPEEVPMQDDVTQWNGDELSDAERQLIEWNLGFFSTAESLTANNIVLAVYDYVTAPECRQYLLRQAYEEAIHTDTFIYCCDSLGFDPEYLYGMYDRVPSIKEKDDFVVDLTQVIDRDDFTIETDEDLRNFLRDLVGFYVVMEGVFFYAGFAMMLGLKRQNKMVGIGQQFEYIMRDESLHVGFGVDLINQIRTENPGVWTDAFGEEVADLIADAVDLEKIYAYEACPDEILGMSPDQFAEYVEHIADRRLEQLNLPERYGTENPFPWMSEQVDLNKEKNFFETQVTEYQSGGSLDW, from the coding sequence ATGCCGATCCTCAACACCGACGCCGAACACGACCCGAATCAGATCCTGCCGATCGACTACGACTGGGCGCGCGAGTACTACGAGGCCGGGGTCAACAACAACTGGGTGCCCGAGGAGGTCCCGATGCAGGACGACGTCACCCAGTGGAACGGCGACGAACTCTCGGATGCGGAGCGCCAGCTCATCGAGTGGAACCTCGGGTTCTTCTCGACGGCCGAATCACTCACCGCGAACAACATCGTGCTCGCGGTCTACGACTACGTCACCGCCCCGGAGTGTCGCCAGTACCTCCTCCGACAGGCCTACGAGGAGGCCATCCACACGGACACGTTCATCTACTGCTGTGACTCGCTGGGCTTCGACCCCGAGTACCTCTACGGGATGTACGACCGCGTGCCGTCGATAAAGGAGAAGGACGATTTCGTGGTCGACCTCACGCAGGTGATCGACCGGGACGACTTCACCATCGAGACCGACGAGGACCTCCGGAACTTCCTCCGAGACCTCGTCGGCTTCTACGTCGTCATGGAGGGCGTCTTCTTCTACGCCGGCTTCGCCATGATGTTGGGGCTGAAACGCCAGAACAAGATGGTCGGCATCGGCCAGCAGTTCGAGTACATCATGCGCGACGAGTCGCTCCACGTCGGCTTCGGGGTCGACCTCATCAACCAGATCCGAACCGAGAACCCCGGTGTCTGGACCGACGCGTTCGGCGAGGAAGTCGCAGACCTCATCGCCGACGCCGTCGACCTCGAGAAGATCTACGCCTACGAGGCCTGTCCCGACGAGATCCTCGGCATGAGCCCCGACCAGTTCGCCGAGTACGTCGAGCACATCGCCGACCGACGGCTCGAACAGCTGAACCTCCCCGAACGGTACGGCACCGAGAACCCGTTCCCCTGGATGTCCGAACAGGTCGACCTCAACAAGGAGAAGAACTTCTTCGAGACCCAGGTCACGGAGTACCAGAGCGGCGGCAGCCTGGACTGGTAG